In Scomber scombrus chromosome 17, fScoSco1.1, whole genome shotgun sequence, the following proteins share a genomic window:
- the zbtb2b gene encoding zinc finger and BTB domain-containing protein 2b, protein MELANHGLILLQQLNAQREFGFLCDCTVAIGDVFFKAHKAVLAAFSNYFRMLFIHQDSDCVRLKAADIQPDIFSYLLNLMYTGKLAPQLIDPARLEQGVRFLHAYPLLQEASQSVYSHPEQSINLSTSLYGIQISDQQVAMSARLASRRQLSSPFDMEQLSSEGKCPSTPAVTAPYANSLPFKLAPSPPDMEASTSGTKPTVEEGGTDLLTADGAAASAILHVKPSIMKRNSSFRKHYSCHLCRTRFTQRSLLREHLLQHTQTMQQTPSEVGNALSSVLTGEHSMLELEGVLKGNKVGINASGDTTAVEVISDSEQTPISGTNSDSPRAEVSTSSWGFGGINSQADTPPPSDIADIDNLESADLDREVKRRKYECSTCGRKFIQKSHWREHMYIHTGKPFKCSACGKSFCRANQAARHVCLNQGADAYTMVDRQSMELCTAGDDSSQMEAMFLGSSKPYKCNICATTFSSPNEVIKHLCFTQGGLGGMQGNTGSGALLQHEEFSKDEGSDLSNSGTPLEPIKTEEILVE, encoded by the exons ATGGAGTTGGCCAACCATGGTCTTATCCTGCTGCAGCAGCTTAACGCTCAGAGGGAGTTTGGCTTCCTGTGCGACTGCACTGTGGCAATCGGAGATGTCTTCTTCAAAGCCCACAAGGCCGTCCTCGCTGCCTTCTCCAACTACTTCAGAATGCTCTTCATTCACCAGGACAG tgACTGTGTGCGTCTGAAGGCTGCTGACATACAGCCAGATATCTTCAGCTACCTCCTCAACCTGATGTACACAGGCAAGCTCGCACCCCAGTTGATAGACCCTGCACGGCTGGAGCAGGGGGTCAGATTCCTGCATGCCTATCCCCTCTTGCAGGAGGCCAGCCAGTCAGTGTATTCACACCCGGAGCAGAGCATCAACCTCTCCACCTCCCTCTACGGCATCCAGATATCTGACCAACAGGTGGCGATGTCAGCTCGGTTGGCTTCTCGTCGGCAGCTCTCCTCACCCTTCGACATGGAGCAGCTCAGCTCAGAGGGAAAGTGTCCGTCCACACCAGCTGTGACAGCTCCGTACGCAAATTCCTTACCATTCAAGTTGGCTCCCTCACCCCCAGACATGGAGGCCTCAACCAGCGGCACAAAGCCCACAGTTGAGGAAGGGGGAACAGACTTGCTAACTGCAGATGGCGCTGCAGCCAGTGCCATCCTCCATGTGAAGCCCAGCATCATGAAGAGAAATTCCTCCTTTAGGAAGCATTACTCCTGTCACCTGTGCAGGACTCGATTCACCCAGAGAAGCCTCCTGAGAGAGCACCTCCTGCAGCACACCCAGACTATGCAGCAGACCCCGTCGGAGGTTGGCAATGCACTCTCATCTGTACTGACTGGAGAGCACAGCATGCTAGAGTTGGAGGGTGTCCTTAAGGGAAACAAGGTCGGCATAAATGCCTCAGGTGACACTACAGCAGTCGAGGTAATCAGTGATAGTGAGCAAACGCCCATTTCAGGTACCAACTCGGACTCTCCCAGAGCAGAGGTGTCCACGTCCAGTTGGGGTTTTGGGGGAATAAACTCTCAGGCAGACACACCGCCTCCGTCAGACATTGCGGACATCGACAACCTGGAGAGTGCCGATTTGGACCGTGAAGTGAAGCGACGGAAGTACGAGTGCTCCACCTGCGGGCGCAAGTTCATTCAGAAGAGCCACTGGCGTGAACACATGTACATCCACACAGGCAAGCCCTTCAAATGCAGTGCTTGTGGCAAGAGCTTTTGCCGTGCCAACCAGGCAGCCCGCCACGTGTGCCTGAACCAAGGGGCCGACGCCTACACCATGGTGGACCGACAAAGCATGGAACTTTGCACTGCGGGTGATGACAGCAGTCAGATGGAGGCAATGTTCTTGGGCTCGTCGAAGCCTTACAAATGTAACATTTGTGCGACAACCTTCTCTAGTCCCAATGAGGTGATCAAACACCTCTGTTTCACCCAAGGGGGATTAGGGGGCATGCAGGGAAACACGGGGTCAGGCGCACTGCTCCAGCATGAAGAGTTTTCTAAAGACGAAGGCTCCGATTTGTCCAACTCTGGCACCCCACTTGAACCCATAAAGACTGAAGAGATCCTTGTAGAGTAG